A single genomic interval of Spirosoma linguale DSM 74 harbors:
- a CDS encoding protein of unknown function DUF323 (PFAM: protein of unknown function DUF323~KEGG: dal:Dalk_3476 protein of unknown function DUF323): MKAIYTLVVAYFLSTVGFAQSPNSIGMPFVPVPAGRFYMGSEGEGKDADENPVHRVTIANGFRMSATEVTNAQYERFRPEHKALRGKNGFSKEDDEAVVFISYAEAVAFCDWLSRKEGKSYRLPTEAEWEYTCRAGTVSNFWTGNTLPQIFQKSQKTDRNSVVVSLKVGQTPANPWGLYDMHGNVEEWCLDWYGPYQAGEQQDPVGRESGLFRVSRGGSHGTPVSFLRSANRMALLPDDKSWLVGFRVVEAAMPATKPLPVVTSAVMVSQKKATWRPAPALVPVFSEPKRYIRKPDCSANVPFYSHNHQPAVTWCPNGDLLAIWFSTDEESGREMTVLASRLRAGAAGWDEPYEFFKVPDRNMTGASLFHDGKGTIYHMNGVETDGDWQDLAMVLRTSKDNGATWSTPRFANPEHTKRNQVIAGMFQTKEGWLVQAADADPGPSGGSAIHISKDGGKTWVKPYIGEQTPAFHAGETGGLIAGIHTGVVQLTDGRLLAFGRKDDIPGPNGIGPRMPMSVSSDMGKTWTYSASEFPPVWSGQRLVLYRLNEGAILLVSFTHHPDERDGEKAGMLFSDAQGNTYKGYGMYASVSFDEGKTWPIKKLLTDGKERYLNGGAWTGAFQMDATHAEPKGYLAMTQTPDNMIHLLSSSVHYQFNLEWLKQLPVAVK; encoded by the coding sequence ATGAAAGCTATTTACACGCTGGTCGTGGCGTACTTTTTATCGACTGTCGGATTTGCTCAGTCACCAAATTCAATCGGTATGCCATTCGTCCCGGTTCCGGCGGGCCGGTTTTACATGGGGTCGGAAGGAGAAGGAAAGGATGCCGACGAAAATCCGGTACACCGGGTGACGATTGCCAATGGGTTTCGGATGTCGGCTACCGAAGTGACCAACGCCCAGTACGAACGCTTCAGGCCAGAACATAAGGCCCTGCGGGGAAAGAATGGTTTTTCGAAGGAAGACGATGAAGCCGTCGTTTTTATCAGTTATGCCGAAGCTGTTGCTTTTTGCGACTGGCTCTCCCGCAAAGAAGGAAAGTCGTACCGCTTGCCGACGGAAGCGGAGTGGGAATATACCTGTCGGGCAGGTACTGTCAGTAATTTCTGGACCGGAAATACCTTACCGCAGATATTTCAGAAAAGTCAGAAAACCGACCGCAATTCCGTTGTTGTTTCCTTGAAGGTAGGGCAGACACCGGCTAACCCTTGGGGCTTATACGACATGCATGGCAATGTGGAGGAGTGGTGCCTGGACTGGTACGGACCTTATCAGGCGGGGGAGCAGCAGGACCCGGTTGGGCGGGAAAGTGGCCTGTTTCGGGTGAGCCGGGGTGGGAGTCATGGTACACCCGTGTCGTTTCTGCGGTCGGCTAACCGGATGGCCCTGTTACCCGACGATAAGAGCTGGCTTGTTGGGTTTCGGGTTGTAGAAGCCGCTATGCCTGCCACAAAGCCCTTGCCAGTGGTAACATCGGCGGTGATGGTATCGCAGAAAAAAGCCACGTGGCGACCGGCACCTGCCCTGGTCCCCGTCTTCAGCGAACCGAAACGATACATTCGTAAGCCCGATTGCAGTGCGAACGTGCCATTTTACAGTCATAATCACCAACCGGCCGTAACCTGGTGCCCAAATGGCGATCTGCTAGCCATCTGGTTTTCGACGGATGAAGAGTCCGGACGCGAAATGACCGTGCTGGCGAGCCGACTCCGTGCTGGGGCGGCAGGCTGGGATGAACCATACGAATTCTTTAAAGTGCCCGATCGGAATATGACCGGCGCGTCGCTGTTTCATGATGGGAAAGGCACGATCTACCACATGAATGGCGTTGAAACCGATGGCGACTGGCAGGATCTGGCTATGGTGCTGCGGACCAGTAAGGACAATGGAGCTACCTGGTCCACACCCCGTTTTGCCAACCCCGAGCACACCAAACGCAATCAGGTGATAGCGGGAATGTTCCAGACGAAAGAGGGCTGGCTGGTTCAGGCGGCCGACGCCGACCCCGGCCCCAGTGGTGGCAGTGCTATTCACATCAGTAAAGACGGCGGCAAAACCTGGGTGAAACCGTATATCGGTGAGCAAACGCCAGCTTTCCACGCCGGAGAAACCGGTGGGCTTATTGCCGGTATTCACACCGGTGTGGTTCAGTTGACGGACGGACGTTTGCTGGCGTTTGGGCGGAAAGACGATATCCCCGGCCCCAACGGTATTGGTCCGCGAATGCCCATGAGCGTATCCAGTGACATGGGGAAAACGTGGACCTATTCGGCTTCGGAATTTCCGCCGGTCTGGAGCGGGCAGCGGCTGGTGTTGTACCGACTCAACGAAGGCGCCATTTTACTGGTATCGTTCACCCATCACCCCGACGAACGGGATGGGGAAAAGGCGGGAATGCTGTTCAGCGATGCGCAGGGGAATACGTATAAAGGATATGGCATGTATGCGTCCGTTTCGTTCGATGAGGGCAAAACCTGGCCCATAAAAAAACTCCTGACCGATGGGAAGGAACGCTACCTCAACGGTGGTGCCTGGACTGGGGCGTTTCAGATGGACGCTACACATGCCGAACCAAAGGGGTATCTGGCCATGACCCAAACGCCGGATAACATGATCCATCTGCTCAGCAGCAGTGTGCATTATCAGTTTAATCTGGAGTGGCTCAAACAACTGCCGGTAGCGGTTAAATGA